A stretch of the Anaeromyxobacter sp. genome encodes the following:
- a CDS encoding HNH endonuclease, with protein MNALDLLATAARSHLPLLLLVAHEPTAPWAARALDEDVPPASLGDARVRRDELRGLLSRERAAAADFLLALADFDRRRGWERLGHASLFSFLTRELGLSKGAAFLRLSAARLLPRHPAVEAALRRGDLCLSAVGELARVLTPENEADVLPRYFGCSSREAREVSAALRPVPAPPVREVVTRLPVQAGAASRGTTGQPLALATPLASAPGAGALAEVNGSAQYDAVRAHEPRPAPPAPVAPRTPAVEPLTGDLRRLHLTVSKGFLDKVAATRDGLSHALPGATTEQVLEAALDLLLARQAQRKGLGKRARRAPPEARHPGAPSDPEGDGAPAGPGPMAGASPASPDANPAGRARGASTTSPPPLRPHVPTAIEREVRLRDGDRCQFPLDAGGVCGSTWQVELDHLVPFALGGPTSPANVRCACRPHNQAAAEEALGPAIMRAARGRRARKGGP; from the coding sequence ATGAACGCCCTCGATCTCCTCGCGACGGCCGCCCGCTCCCACCTTCCCCTCCTCCTCCTCGTGGCCCACGAGCCGACCGCGCCGTGGGCCGCCCGCGCCCTCGACGAGGACGTCCCGCCCGCATCCCTCGGCGACGCCCGGGTCCGGCGCGACGAGCTTCGGGGCCTCCTCTCCCGCGAGCGGGCGGCCGCCGCCGACTTCCTCCTGGCCCTCGCCGACTTCGACCGGCGCCGCGGGTGGGAGCGGCTCGGCCACGCCTCGCTCTTCTCCTTCCTGACGCGGGAGCTCGGGCTCTCGAAGGGGGCGGCCTTCCTCCGCCTGTCGGCCGCCAGGCTCCTGCCGCGCCACCCGGCGGTGGAGGCGGCGCTCCGGCGCGGCGACCTCTGCCTGTCGGCGGTCGGGGAGCTCGCCCGGGTGCTCACGCCGGAGAACGAGGCGGACGTGCTCCCCAGGTACTTCGGCTGCTCGTCGAGGGAGGCGCGCGAGGTGTCGGCGGCCCTCCGGCCGGTCCCGGCGCCGCCGGTTCGCGAGGTGGTGACGCGGCTCCCGGTCCAAGCCGGGGCGGCCTCGCGGGGGACGACGGGGCAGCCCTTGGCGCTGGCGACGCCGCTGGCTTCCGCGCCCGGGGCCGGCGCACTGGCGGAGGTGAATGGCTCGGCGCAGTACGATGCGGTTCGTGCGCACGAACCGCGCCCGGCTCCACCCGCGCCGGTCGCGCCGCGGACGCCGGCGGTCGAGCCGCTCACCGGCGACCTCCGCCGGCTCCACCTCACCGTCTCGAAGGGGTTCCTCGACAAGGTGGCGGCGACGCGGGACGGGCTCTCCCACGCGCTCCCCGGCGCGACGACGGAGCAGGTGCTCGAGGCGGCCCTCGACCTCCTCCTCGCGCGGCAGGCGCAGCGGAAGGGGCTGGGGAAGCGGGCGCGGCGTGCGCCTCCCGAGGCTCGGCACCCCGGCGCGCCTTCGGACCCGGAGGGTGACGGGGCGCCAGCGGGACCCGGCCCGATGGCCGGCGCATCTCCGGCCTCCCCTGACGCGAACCCTGCGGGCAGGGCTCGCGGAGCCTCGACCACCTCCCCGCCTCCCCTCCGCCCCCACGTCCCCACCGCCATCGAGCGCGAGGTGCGCCTCCGCGACGGCGACCGCTGCCAGTTCCCGCTCGACGCGGGCGGCGTCTGTGGATCGACGTGGCAGGTGGAGCTCGACCACCTGGTCCCGTTCGCGCTCGGCGGCCCCACGTCCCCGGCCAACGTGCGCTGTGCGTGCCGGCCTCACAACCAGGCCGCCGCCGAGGAGGCGCTGGGGCCAGCCATCATGCGGGCGGCCCGGGGCCGGCGGGCACGGAAGGGAGGCCCGTAG